The window TTCGAGATTCAAGGACGCGCGATTCGTAGATCAAGGCAAGACGATGCCCTTTGACGGGACGAAGAGAGTCCTTGACGAAAACGCTGAGGAACCTGCCGTAGGTTTGAAATTCTCTATATCGATCGATCCTGATACTGACCCAATTGACTCGTCCTTGTAGAGTATAAAACCGAAGGACGATAACCaaaagaagaaattcaagGTGCTTTTGGCCGCCGATAATATGGAGGACGAATCTCAGATGGATTTGGCGCTACACGGAGAACTGGCTGGAAAAATTGTCGAGAGAATATTTGACCAGGTATATTGACTCGACTTGTTTGTTGTCTGTTTTCAATATTATCCTGATTTTTCATCTTAATCGATAACTAGGTACAGGTAAACAATGCGCTAAAAGTCGCCCTGGGACCTGGATTGTTCCGGAAACATAAATCCGAGGACGCTGTACAGACTGACAAAACTTACCGTCGGGGATTGGACGAGGACGAGGCGAGTGAATTCCACACTTAAGTGTGATGGGAACGCGTTCCTAGCGTTTTTAAATACTTGCGATTCGTGAATTGCAATGTCCGCATTCTTAAATTCAGGTTAAACATACCGAAACAATGATGAGGAGAGTTATGGAGCTTCTGGGCCGCCTGATACTCGACGAAGTTCAACGAAAAACTTGCGCGTCACTTCCACCTGACATGCGTGAATTTTTACAGTGGATGTTAAGAGTAGATGACGACGATAAACCATCGGAACAGGTTATCATGATTCCCGAGTGCGCGACAATTTACGAATATGATAAAAACGAAGGTTTCCCATCCAACAGGTCCCACCTTTACCATTGGTGCACAATCAAGAACCACATCAACATCAAACGGATAAATTCTTATTCGGAGATTCTTCAATTGGTAACGAAAGCGCAGAGCTGGACGAGCTGAACAAAAAAGTCAGATTGCTGAAACGTCTCATCGAAGAATACAATGCGCTCACTACCAAAGAGAAGACGAAAGTTCAAGTCGTTCACGAC is drawn from Neodiprion fabricii isolate iyNeoFabr1 chromosome 3, iyNeoFabr1.1, whole genome shotgun sequence and contains these coding sequences:
- the LOC124178145 gene encoding uncharacterized protein LOC124178145, with the protein product MMRRVMELLGRLILDEVQRKTCASLPPDMREFLQWMLRVDDDDKPSEQVPPLPLVHNQEPHQHQTDKFLFGDSSIGNESAELDELNKKVRLLKRLIEEYNALTTKEKTKVQVVHDYLVSDCSKSGFCLIHFSQSHIMIGQTTATSTGVYRVEAGWWREERREYIRRCKYTPVPKRCAQSK